One window of the Conexibacter sp. SYSU D00693 genome contains the following:
- a CDS encoding glycosyltransferase family 4 protein, with the protein MRVDLLTPCFWPEVRRGTERFVHELATDLLEDGHQPRIVTSKWGRPDRLEQDGVPVWRVTRLPDGRLRRRKFEDHLTHLPMAYPLLRAGGADVVNAFAPPDGAAAARWSKATGRPAVFSFMGVPDHAGLMWRRKRLELTLAAVEGSAATVALSKYAADAFWTWLGHEARVIAPGVDLDRFPLGTTRTEEPTVVCSAALEEDRKRVRLLVEAWPAVRRERPGARLLLNRPRDPGVARRYAGDGVELVDMDDSAELARMSGEAWAAALPSFGEAFGLVLVEALATGTPVVGSAGGAFPEIIDRPEVGRLFEGGADDLARALLETFELAEDPGTRAVCRARAAAFSARATTDRYEALYAELLAA; encoded by the coding sequence TTGCGCGTCGACCTGCTGACCCCGTGCTTCTGGCCCGAGGTGCGCCGTGGCACCGAGCGCTTCGTCCACGAGCTGGCCACCGACCTGCTCGAGGACGGCCACCAGCCCCGGATCGTCACCTCGAAGTGGGGCAGGCCCGACCGCCTCGAGCAGGACGGCGTCCCGGTCTGGCGCGTCACCCGGCTGCCCGACGGGCGGCTGCGGCGGCGCAAGTTCGAGGACCACCTCACGCACCTGCCCATGGCCTACCCCCTGCTGCGCGCCGGCGGGGCGGACGTCGTCAACGCCTTCGCCCCGCCCGACGGGGCGGCGGCGGCGCGGTGGTCGAAGGCGACGGGCCGGCCGGCCGTCTTCTCGTTCATGGGCGTGCCCGATCACGCCGGGCTCATGTGGCGGCGCAAGCGCCTCGAGCTCACGCTCGCCGCCGTCGAGGGCTCGGCCGCCACGGTCGCGCTGAGCAAGTACGCGGCCGACGCGTTCTGGACGTGGCTGGGCCACGAGGCCCGCGTGATCGCTCCAGGCGTCGACCTCGACCGCTTCCCGCTCGGCACGACGCGCACGGAGGAGCCGACCGTCGTCTGCTCGGCCGCCCTCGAGGAGGACCGCAAGCGCGTGCGCCTCCTCGTGGAGGCGTGGCCCGCGGTGCGCCGCGAGCGCCCCGGGGCGCGGTTGCTGCTCAACCGGCCGCGCGACCCCGGGGTGGCCCGGCGCTACGCGGGCGACGGCGTCGAGCTCGTCGACATGGACGACTCCGCCGAGCTCGCGCGCATGAGCGGCGAGGCCTGGGCCGCCGCGCTGCCGTCGTTCGGCGAGGCGTTCGGCCTGGTGCTCGTCGAGGCGCTGGCCACCGGCACGCCCGTCGTCGGCTCGGCCGGCGGCGCGTTCCCGGAGATCATCGACCGCCCGGAGGTCGGGCGGCTGTTCGAGGGCGGCGCCGACGACCTGGCCCGCGCCCTGCTCGAGACCTTCGAGCTCGCCGAGGACCCCGGCACCCGCGCGGTGTGCCGTGCCCGGGCCGCGGCGTTCTCGGCGCGGGCCACGACCGACCGCTACGAGGCGCTGTACGCGGAGCTCCTCGCCGCGTGA
- a CDS encoding glycosyltransferase family 2 protein: MAQRTPEISVVVPSHDRPLRLRWLLNALAEQTLERGRWEVVVGHDSAGPETEELLHSHPLAADGTLRHVASAPGTAPPGRNRNAAWRIARAPVIAFTDDDCRPPEDWVANALAAAQANPGAIVQGATQKDPREANLLLAPHWTSQLIHPPTPWAECCNILYPRDVLEAAGGFEEDTYTGEDTDLALRCRAAGTPYVGAPEVLTYHAVLESSWWGAMKRRWRWKDLPVLFKRHPHLRKDLTFYVFWKRTHLWFPVAVLGAVRSFRNPLWGLLALPWVIHTMPQGRSNPRGRIRNVLELPDKAVGEAVEIAAVVSGAVKHRSPMV, encoded by the coding sequence ATGGCGCAGCGCACCCCCGAGATCTCCGTGGTCGTCCCGTCCCACGACCGGCCGCTGCGCCTGCGCTGGCTGCTCAACGCGCTGGCCGAGCAGACGCTCGAGCGCGGCCGCTGGGAGGTCGTCGTCGGCCACGACTCCGCCGGTCCGGAGACCGAGGAGCTGCTGCACTCCCACCCGCTGGCGGCCGACGGCACGCTGCGCCACGTCGCGTCCGCGCCCGGGACCGCGCCCCCAGGGCGCAATCGCAACGCGGCCTGGCGCATCGCTCGGGCGCCGGTCATCGCCTTCACCGACGACGACTGCCGCCCGCCGGAGGACTGGGTGGCCAACGCGCTGGCGGCGGCGCAGGCCAACCCCGGCGCGATCGTCCAGGGCGCGACGCAGAAGGACCCGCGGGAGGCCAACCTCCTGCTGGCCCCGCACTGGACGTCGCAGCTCATCCACCCGCCGACGCCGTGGGCGGAGTGCTGCAACATCCTCTACCCCCGCGACGTGCTCGAGGCCGCCGGCGGCTTCGAGGAGGACACGTACACCGGCGAGGACACCGACCTCGCGCTGCGCTGCCGGGCGGCGGGCACGCCGTACGTCGGCGCGCCGGAGGTCCTCACGTACCACGCGGTGCTCGAGTCGAGCTGGTGGGGCGCGATGAAGCGGCGCTGGCGCTGGAAGGACCTCCCGGTCCTGTTCAAGCGCCACCCGCACCTGCGCAAGGACCTCACCTTCTACGTCTTCTGGAAGCGCACCCACCTGTGGTTCCCAGTGGCGGTGCTGGGCGCGGTGCGCTCGTTCCGCAACCCGCTGTGGGGGCTGCTCGCGCTGCCGTGGGTCATCCACACGATGCCCCAGGGCCGCTCGAACCCGCGCGGGCGCATCCGCAACGTCCTCGAGCTGCCCGACAAGGCCGTTGGCGAGGCCGTCGAGATCGCCGCCGTGGTGTCGGGCGCGGTGAAGCACCGCAGCCCGATGGTCTAG
- a CDS encoding bifunctional 2-polyprenyl-6-hydroxyphenol methylase/3-demethylubiquinol 3-O-methyltransferase UbiG yields MSTTAMDVRAAVDAVPLWYHTIDLPGGVTTPGAFDLRGLIDKFPWPDVRGKRCLDVGTYDGFLAWELERRGASEVVATDIPNHEDWDWPAGARAQGGAALAKLAGPEKGKGFRTAHEALGSKVQRREISVYHLSPEEVGTFDVVVCGSLMLHLRDPVRALEAIRSVCTGEFMSLEEISLGMTLRHPRRPVAELRFDDELCQWWVVNTAGHRRMVEAAGFEVLRQTRPYVEPYGEAHPKPSKAPGELARTVTRKVTTGDDGVPHAGLLARPRLQAPPVRV; encoded by the coding sequence ATGAGCACCACCGCGATGGACGTGCGCGCGGCCGTCGATGCCGTCCCGCTCTGGTACCACACGATCGACCTCCCCGGCGGGGTCACGACGCCCGGCGCGTTCGACCTGCGCGGGCTGATCGACAAGTTCCCGTGGCCCGACGTCCGGGGCAAGCGCTGCCTCGACGTCGGCACCTACGACGGCTTCCTCGCGTGGGAGCTCGAGCGCCGGGGCGCCTCCGAGGTCGTGGCCACCGACATCCCCAACCACGAGGACTGGGACTGGCCCGCCGGCGCGCGCGCCCAGGGCGGCGCCGCGCTGGCCAAGCTCGCGGGCCCGGAGAAGGGCAAGGGCTTCCGCACCGCGCACGAGGCGCTCGGCTCCAAGGTCCAGCGGCGCGAGATCAGCGTCTACCACCTGTCGCCCGAGGAGGTGGGGACCTTCGACGTCGTCGTCTGCGGGAGCCTCATGCTCCACCTGCGCGACCCCGTCCGCGCCCTCGAGGCCATCCGCTCGGTGTGCACCGGCGAGTTCATGAGCCTCGAGGAGATCTCGCTGGGCATGACGCTGCGCCACCCGCGCCGCCCCGTCGCCGAGCTGCGCTTCGACGACGAGCTGTGCCAGTGGTGGGTCGTCAACACCGCCGGGCACCGCCGCATGGTGGAGGCCGCGGGCTTCGAGGTGCTGCGCCAGACCCGGCCCTACGTCGAGCCCTACGGCGAGGCGCACCCCAAGCCGTCCAAGGCGCCGGGCGAGCTCGCGCGCACCGTGACGCGCAAGGTCACGACGGGCGACGACGGCGTGCCGCACGCCGGCCTGCTGGCCCGCCCGCGGCTCCAGGCCCCGCCGGTCCGCGTCTGA
- a CDS encoding glycosyltransferase family 2 protein: MSVRVSVIVPARDAQATLGATLRALEAQDLGEPFEVVLVDDGSRDATRAMAQASPVVTHVLPGTASGPAAARNLAVSRATGEVLAFTDADCEPEPGWLRAGLAALDAGADVVQGKVTPPPDARPGPFDRTVGVGQLSHLYETANLFVRRAWFDRVGGFEEGWLLPGRSKELGEDVWLGWRLRRAGARIAYDPAPLVRHAVFPRGPGGYVAERARLRYFPEIVRRIPEMREVFCWHRVFLNRRTAAFDLAVAGLAAAAVTRRPWPALAAAPYARTAWRHASFRGGRRRGPLVLAVDVAADAVGLGAMALGSMRYRAPLA; this comes from the coding sequence ATGTCCGTGCGCGTCAGCGTGATCGTCCCCGCCCGCGACGCGCAGGCGACCCTCGGCGCGACGCTGCGCGCGCTCGAGGCCCAGGACCTGGGCGAGCCGTTCGAGGTCGTGCTCGTCGACGACGGCTCGCGCGACGCGACGCGGGCGATGGCGCAGGCCTCGCCCGTCGTCACCCACGTGTTGCCCGGCACCGCCTCCGGGCCCGCCGCGGCGCGCAACCTCGCCGTCTCGCGCGCGACGGGCGAGGTGCTGGCCTTCACCGACGCCGACTGCGAGCCCGAGCCGGGCTGGCTGCGCGCCGGCCTCGCCGCGCTCGACGCGGGCGCCGACGTCGTGCAGGGCAAGGTCACGCCGCCCCCCGACGCCCGGCCGGGCCCGTTCGACCGCACCGTCGGCGTGGGGCAGCTCTCCCACCTCTACGAGACCGCCAACCTCTTCGTGCGCCGCGCGTGGTTCGACCGGGTCGGCGGCTTCGAGGAGGGCTGGCTGCTGCCGGGGCGCTCGAAGGAGCTCGGCGAGGACGTGTGGCTGGGCTGGCGGCTGCGGCGCGCGGGGGCGCGGATCGCCTACGACCCGGCGCCGCTCGTGCGCCACGCGGTCTTCCCACGCGGGCCGGGCGGCTACGTCGCCGAGCGCGCGCGGCTGCGCTACTTCCCCGAGATCGTGCGACGCATCCCGGAGATGCGCGAGGTCTTCTGCTGGCACCGCGTCTTCCTCAACCGCCGGACCGCGGCGTTCGACCTCGCGGTGGCGGGCCTCGCGGCCGCCGCGGTGACCCGCCGCCCGTGGCCGGCGCTCGCGGCGGCGCCCTACGCGCGGACGGCCTGGCGTCACGCGTCCTTCCGGGGCGGGCGCCGTCGCGGCCCGCTCGTCCTGGCCGTCGACGTCGCCGCCGACGCGGTCGGCCTGGGCGCCATGGCGCTCGGCAGCATGCGGTACCGCGCGCCGCTCGCCTGA
- a CDS encoding oligosaccharide flippase family protein, which produces MGDATEEAARAEDRDYKGRFKLRGRSLRQHAARGTLINSAFLLLISLLGFLKGFALAGLLDPDDYGIWGIIVVAFGTLTWLKQVGIGDKYIQQDEEDQELAFQKAFTLELYFTLLFTLALGLLTPLLALLYGEPRIIAPALVTLLVLPAGALQTPLWAYYRKMEFGRQRMLQSVDPLVGLVASVVLAALGMGVWALVLGLLAGAWSAALVSVLASPHKLRLRFERGSLHSYASYSWPLFIASGGSLVIAQTSMICGEDAVGLAGAGAITLAAQVTQLTDKVDSIMTGTLYPAICAVRDRTDLLFESFVKSNRLSLMWAMPFGVSLALFAPDLVHHVIGDKWEEAIPLLQVMGITAAVAHLGYNWDAYFRARGDTKPMAVASVAAMVAFLLVGIPGLYLEGLDGFALGLWAQALVHVVVRFHFLGRLFDGFDLTPHAIRAVTPLVPPVACVLLVRLVEHGGERSATQAALELLLYGALTAVSTWLIEGRLLREAVRYLRPAAAAS; this is translated from the coding sequence GTGGGGGACGCGACCGAGGAGGCTGCGCGCGCCGAGGATCGCGACTACAAGGGCCGCTTCAAGCTGCGCGGGCGCTCGCTGCGCCAGCACGCCGCCCGGGGGACGCTGATCAACAGCGCGTTCCTGCTGCTCATCAGCCTGCTGGGCTTCCTCAAGGGCTTCGCCCTCGCCGGGCTGCTGGACCCCGACGACTACGGCATCTGGGGCATCATCGTCGTCGCCTTCGGCACGCTGACCTGGCTCAAGCAGGTCGGCATCGGCGACAAGTACATCCAGCAGGACGAGGAGGACCAGGAGCTCGCGTTCCAGAAGGCCTTCACGCTCGAGCTGTACTTCACGCTGCTGTTCACGCTGGCGCTCGGCCTGCTCACCCCGCTGCTGGCGCTGCTCTACGGCGAGCCCCGGATCATCGCCCCCGCGCTCGTCACGCTCCTCGTGCTGCCGGCGGGCGCCCTGCAGACGCCGCTGTGGGCCTACTACCGCAAGATGGAGTTCGGCCGCCAGCGGATGCTGCAGTCGGTCGACCCGCTCGTCGGGCTCGTCGCCTCGGTCGTCCTCGCCGCCCTCGGCATGGGCGTCTGGGCGCTGGTCCTCGGTCTCCTGGCCGGCGCCTGGTCCGCGGCGCTGGTGTCCGTCCTCGCCTCCCCGCACAAGCTGCGCCTGCGCTTCGAGCGCGGGTCGCTGCACAGCTACGCGAGCTACTCCTGGCCGCTGTTCATCGCCAGCGGCGGCTCGCTGGTGATCGCCCAGACGTCGATGATCTGCGGCGAGGACGCCGTCGGCCTCGCGGGCGCCGGCGCCATCACGCTCGCCGCACAGGTCACGCAGCTGACCGACAAGGTCGACTCGATCATGACCGGCACGCTCTACCCCGCCATCTGCGCGGTGCGCGACCGCACCGACCTGCTGTTCGAGTCCTTCGTGAAGTCCAACCGGCTCTCCCTGATGTGGGCCATGCCGTTCGGCGTGAGCCTCGCCCTCTTCGCCCCCGACCTCGTCCACCACGTGATCGGCGACAAGTGGGAGGAGGCGATCCCGCTCCTGCAGGTCATGGGCATCACGGCCGCCGTCGCGCACCTCGGCTACAACTGGGACGCGTACTTCCGGGCCCGCGGCGACACGAAGCCGATGGCCGTCGCCTCGGTCGCCGCGATGGTGGCGTTCCTGCTGGTGGGGATCCCCGGCCTCTACCTCGAGGGGCTCGACGGCTTCGCCCTCGGGCTGTGGGCGCAGGCGCTCGTCCACGTGGTGGTCCGCTTCCACTTCCTCGGGCGGCTCTTCGACGGCTTCGACCTCACACCCCACGCGATCCGCGCCGTCACGCCGCTCGTCCCGCCCGTCGCGTGTGTGCTGCTCGTGCGGCTGGTCGAACACGGGGGCGAGCGCAGCGCCACGCAGGCGGCCCTCGAGCTCCTGCTCTACGGCGCCCTGACGGCCGTCTCGACGTGGCTCATCGAGGGCCGCCTGCTGCGCGAGGCCGTGCGCTACCTGCGCCCGGCCGCCGCCGCCTCGTGA
- a CDS encoding acyltransferase, with the protein MGKQVDRPGLVIGGDALRGIGMMCVMLFHAAAATAANVSQEAAMNPVDAFGPVIGHVIFRLDPVVWCFFALSGYLVGGSFVRAWVEGKPFPKFGKYAGRRLRRILPAFWVSVAVLYLIYGGFGASKQELAFVWFFAQTYDRSGFEAVFVQGWTVGAEMLFYFGLPLIAFAISRLGLVRGTREGRLRFLLVVLAVITVASLAVRINSEPGGEVGRSLFAVLWCFTPGLAMAALEKDLRAKLVGTRLGKQVALALSAIAVGSWVSYYVTFDHSGTFWGELQSFLIAASVLPALMVSQWAWGALPAVIDNPVNHALGKWSYGFYLVHVAIVRELALNLPDSLGATEALFYVAGITAVSGLSLAALSWWLLEEPFIERRLPRMPWQAVREAAEPPQPPAEEPKAAAASAAAR; encoded by the coding sequence ATGGGGAAGCAGGTCGACCGGCCGGGCCTCGTCATCGGGGGCGACGCGCTGCGCGGCATCGGCATGATGTGCGTGATGCTGTTCCACGCCGCCGCGGCCACGGCGGCGAACGTCTCCCAGGAGGCGGCGATGAACCCGGTCGACGCGTTCGGCCCGGTCATCGGGCACGTGATCTTCCGCCTGGACCCGGTGGTCTGGTGCTTCTTCGCGCTGTCGGGCTACCTCGTCGGCGGCTCGTTCGTCCGGGCCTGGGTCGAGGGCAAGCCGTTCCCGAAGTTCGGCAAGTACGCCGGCCGGCGCCTGCGGCGCATCCTGCCGGCGTTCTGGGTCTCCGTCGCGGTCCTGTACCTGATCTACGGCGGCTTCGGGGCCTCCAAGCAGGAGCTCGCGTTCGTCTGGTTCTTCGCGCAGACCTACGACCGATCGGGCTTCGAGGCGGTCTTCGTCCAGGGCTGGACGGTCGGCGCCGAGATGCTGTTCTACTTCGGCCTGCCGCTCATCGCGTTCGCGATCTCGCGCCTGGGGCTGGTGCGCGGGACGCGCGAGGGTCGCCTGCGCTTCCTGCTCGTGGTGCTCGCCGTCATCACGGTCGCGTCGCTGGCCGTGCGCATCAACAGCGAGCCCGGCGGCGAGGTGGGCCGCAGCCTCTTCGCCGTCCTGTGGTGCTTCACGCCCGGCCTCGCCATGGCCGCGCTCGAGAAGGACCTGCGCGCGAAGCTCGTGGGCACCCGGCTGGGCAAGCAGGTCGCCCTCGCGCTCAGCGCCATCGCCGTCGGCTCCTGGGTGTCCTACTACGTGACCTTCGACCACAGCGGCACCTTCTGGGGCGAGCTGCAGTCGTTCCTCATCGCCGCGTCGGTCCTGCCGGCGCTGATGGTCTCCCAGTGGGCGTGGGGCGCGCTGCCGGCGGTCATCGACAACCCGGTCAACCACGCGCTGGGCAAGTGGTCCTACGGCTTCTACCTCGTGCACGTGGCGATCGTGCGCGAGCTCGCGCTCAACCTGCCCGACAGCCTCGGCGCGACCGAGGCGCTCTTCTACGTCGCCGGCATCACGGCGGTGAGCGGCCTCAGCCTCGCGGCGCTGTCGTGGTGGCTGCTGGAGGAGCCGTTCATCGAGCGCCGGCTGCCGCGGATGCCGTGGCAGGCCGTGCGCGAGGCGGCCGAGCCACCCCAGCCGCCGGCCGAGGAGCCCAAGGCCGCGGCCGCGAGCGCGGCCGCTCGCTAG
- a CDS encoding glycosyltransferase yields the protein MRRVRLLVERFGQRTETFIAAETAGLRAAGVDVVVEALASPTDPAPDVAVAEHVWEHETTAQRLGALAWLVARHPLGCVRDLAARRRWRRQEQVQPLRWLAPAARRVARDGDGIVLHAHFAWSAALEALRLHRLLGVPYSVTAHANDIYVTPANLHEKLEHAALATTGCAYTARTLREVAPAARVEVVVMGIDPDALRPRDAPADGGRSVVAVGRLVEKKGFADLLRAAALLAGRGRPLDRLTIAGDGPLRDELEALAAGIPGAKLVGAIDHDDVPALVAEHDLLAMPCVVAADGDRDSMPVVVKEALALAVPVVATDEVGLPEVVRDGWGRLVPPHDPAALADALDELLALPPARRHAMGLAGRTFVAEHCDARREAARLAALLRVVVA from the coding sequence GTGCGCCGGGTCCGCCTCCTCGTCGAGCGCTTCGGCCAGCGCACGGAGACGTTCATCGCCGCGGAGACCGCCGGGCTGCGCGCGGCCGGCGTCGACGTGGTGGTCGAGGCGCTCGCGTCACCGACCGACCCCGCCCCGGACGTGGCCGTGGCCGAGCACGTCTGGGAGCACGAGACCACCGCGCAGCGCCTGGGCGCGCTGGCCTGGCTCGTGGCCAGGCACCCGCTCGGCTGCGTGCGCGACCTCGCCGCCCGGCGGCGCTGGCGGCGCCAGGAGCAGGTGCAGCCCCTGCGCTGGCTGGCCCCGGCCGCGCGCCGGGTGGCGCGCGACGGCGACGGCATCGTCCTGCACGCGCACTTCGCCTGGTCGGCCGCGCTCGAGGCGCTGCGGCTGCACCGGCTGCTCGGCGTCCCCTACAGCGTCACCGCGCACGCCAACGACATCTACGTCACCCCCGCGAACCTCCACGAGAAGCTCGAGCACGCCGCGCTGGCGACGACCGGCTGCGCCTACACCGCCCGGACGCTGCGCGAGGTGGCCCCGGCGGCGCGGGTCGAGGTCGTCGTCATGGGCATCGACCCGGACGCCCTGCGCCCGCGCGACGCGCCGGCCGACGGCGGGCGGTCCGTCGTCGCCGTCGGGCGCCTCGTGGAGAAGAAGGGCTTCGCCGACCTGCTGCGCGCCGCGGCGCTCCTGGCCGGGCGCGGCCGGCCGCTGGACCGCCTGACGATCGCCGGGGACGGTCCCCTGCGCGACGAGCTCGAGGCGCTCGCCGCCGGCATCCCGGGGGCGAAGCTCGTCGGCGCGATCGACCACGACGACGTCCCCGCCCTCGTGGCCGAGCACGACCTGCTGGCGATGCCGTGCGTCGTCGCGGCCGACGGCGATCGGGACTCCATGCCCGTGGTCGTCAAGGAGGCGTTGGCCCTCGCGGTGCCGGTCGTCGCCACCGACGAGGTGGGGCTGCCGGAGGTCGTGCGGGACGGCTGGGGCCGCCTCGTCCCCCCACACGACCCCGCCGCCCTGGCCGACGCGCTCGACGAGCTGCTCGCGCTGCCCCCGGCCCGACGCCACGCCATGGGACTCGCCGGCCGGACGTTCGTGGCCGAGCACTGCGACGCGCGCCGCGAGGCCGCGCGGCTGGCGGCGCTCCTGCGCGTGGTCGTCGCCTGA
- a CDS encoding glycosyltransferase family 2 protein yields MSAAVAIGVVSWNTRELLRDCLTSLRADADAGRAEVWVVDNGSTDGSPAMVRDDFPWVSLLERPDNPGYGPAVNLVARATSTPFVAPANSDLVFEPDALRTLLDAAQRTPDDGAFAPRLVLPDGATQHSVHPFPTLPRLAAFNLGLQRVVPGLGDRLGLEGYWTPERERRVDWAHGAFLLVRREAWDAIDGFDDDQWMYAEDLDLGWRLARAGFPTRYVPGARVGHMVSQSTTQAFGDARVQRAQDATYAWLARRRGATVARAAAAVNVGGAVTRVAWMTPLARARPRRWAGARAANATWARIHARGLRDPGSLDRR; encoded by the coding sequence GTGAGCGCCGCCGTCGCCATCGGCGTCGTCTCGTGGAACACGCGCGAGCTCCTGCGCGACTGCCTGACCTCGCTGCGGGCCGACGCCGACGCCGGCCGCGCCGAGGTCTGGGTCGTCGACAACGGCTCGACCGACGGCTCCCCGGCGATGGTCCGCGACGACTTCCCGTGGGTCTCGCTGCTCGAGCGGCCCGACAACCCCGGCTACGGGCCCGCAGTGAACCTCGTCGCCCGCGCGACCTCGACGCCGTTCGTCGCCCCGGCCAACAGCGACCTCGTCTTCGAGCCGGACGCGCTGCGGACCCTGCTCGACGCGGCGCAGCGCACGCCCGACGACGGCGCCTTCGCCCCGCGGCTCGTCCTCCCGGACGGCGCCACGCAGCACTCGGTGCACCCCTTCCCCACCCTCCCGCGCCTGGCCGCGTTCAACCTCGGGCTGCAGCGCGTGGTCCCCGGCCTGGGCGATCGCCTCGGGCTCGAGGGCTACTGGACGCCCGAGCGCGAGCGCCGCGTGGACTGGGCCCACGGCGCGTTCCTCCTCGTGCGCCGTGAGGCGTGGGACGCGATCGACGGCTTCGACGACGACCAGTGGATGTACGCCGAGGACCTCGACCTCGGGTGGCGCCTGGCCCGCGCCGGCTTCCCGACCCGCTACGTGCCCGGCGCCCGGGTCGGGCACATGGTCAGCCAGAGCACGACGCAGGCCTTCGGCGACGCGCGCGTCCAGCGCGCCCAGGACGCCACCTACGCCTGGCTGGCCCGCCGGCGCGGGGCGACGGTCGCGCGCGCGGCGGCGGCGGTCAACGTCGGCGGCGCGGTGACCCGCGTCGCGTGGATGACCCCCCTCGCTCGCGCGCGCCCCCGGCGCTGGGCGGGAGCGCGCGCCGCGAACGCCACGTGGGCGCGGATCCACGCGCGCGGGCTGCGCGACCCCGGGTCGCTGGACCGGCGGTAG
- a CDS encoding class I SAM-dependent methyltransferase, translating into MGEPTQQADHMRRFWDARAKEDAFYFVDNTGEYRKQTPERFFAEGERQLDDLLRQTEVEVRPDEDVVDIGCGVGRLTRVLAGRAKSVQAIDVSEEMLAQAREHHKDLTNVTWHHGDGTSLGPIADRSADGIVSHVVFQHIPDPEITYGYIREMGRVLRPGGWAAFQVSNDPAIHEGAYKPPSRLRTALGLAPKGQRDPAWRGSAVDLDRLRQAVADGGLTIELLLGEGTQFCYLRLRKEA; encoded by the coding sequence ATGGGGGAGCCGACGCAGCAAGCCGACCACATGCGCCGCTTCTGGGACGCGCGCGCCAAGGAAGACGCCTTCTACTTCGTCGACAACACCGGCGAGTACCGCAAGCAGACCCCCGAGCGGTTCTTCGCCGAGGGCGAGCGCCAGCTCGACGACCTGCTGCGCCAGACCGAGGTCGAGGTCCGCCCCGACGAGGACGTGGTCGACATCGGCTGCGGCGTCGGGCGCCTCACGCGCGTCCTCGCCGGCCGCGCGAAGTCGGTCCAGGCCATCGACGTCTCCGAGGAGATGCTCGCCCAGGCCCGCGAGCACCACAAGGACCTCACGAACGTCACCTGGCACCACGGCGACGGCACGTCGCTGGGCCCGATCGCCGACCGCAGCGCCGACGGCATCGTCTCCCACGTCGTCTTCCAGCACATCCCGGACCCCGAGATCACCTACGGCTACATCCGCGAGATGGGCCGGGTGCTGCGGCCGGGCGGCTGGGCGGCCTTCCAGGTCTCCAACGACCCCGCCATCCACGAGGGCGCCTACAAGCCGCCGTCGCGGCTGCGCACCGCCCTGGGCCTCGCGCCCAAGGGCCAGCGCGACCCCGCGTGGCGCGGCTCCGCCGTGGACCTCGACCGCCTGCGCCAGGCCGTCGCGGACGGCGGCCTGACGATCGAGCTCCTCCTCGGCGAGGGCACCCAGTTCTGCTACCTGCGGCTGCGCAAGGAGGCCTAG
- a CDS encoding glycosyltransferase family 2 protein codes for MGEVEVTVAVPVKDRKDQMERCLEAALALDHPSFEVLVVDNGSTDGTKEMVLERARSAKVPVRLEEVPGSVGRVRNEAARLARGEVIAFTDSDCLPEPQWLTAGLRPFADDARVGIVCGPTLPEHAPAQGWAATQDIAGFSGRFETCNVLFRRSAFLEGEGFAEDGFGWEDTAGAYAVKRRGWKVAFAPEAVVRHDVTYPGFWWHVRRQRIHLQIAQMVRDYPEVRRELLFAGVFMNERHAKFVGFVVGLALAKRFPPAILLTIPYWRFLAQWQITPRSVAQGVLYDGATTVNVLRSAVRYRRFVL; via the coding sequence ATGGGGGAGGTCGAGGTCACCGTCGCGGTTCCCGTCAAGGACCGCAAGGACCAGATGGAGCGGTGCCTGGAGGCGGCGCTGGCGCTCGACCACCCGAGCTTCGAGGTGCTCGTGGTGGACAACGGGTCGACCGACGGCACCAAGGAGATGGTCCTCGAGCGCGCGCGCAGCGCGAAGGTCCCCGTCCGCCTCGAGGAGGTCCCGGGCAGCGTCGGTCGCGTGCGCAACGAGGCGGCGCGCCTCGCCCGCGGCGAGGTCATCGCGTTCACGGACTCCGACTGCCTGCCCGAGCCACAGTGGCTCACCGCCGGCCTGCGGCCCTTCGCGGACGACGCGCGGGTGGGCATCGTCTGCGGCCCCACGCTGCCCGAGCACGCGCCCGCGCAGGGCTGGGCCGCGACGCAGGACATCGCCGGGTTCTCCGGGCGCTTCGAGACCTGCAACGTGCTCTTCCGGCGCTCGGCGTTCCTCGAGGGCGAGGGCTTCGCCGAGGACGGCTTCGGCTGGGAGGACACCGCCGGCGCCTACGCCGTCAAGCGCCGTGGCTGGAAGGTCGCGTTCGCGCCGGAGGCCGTCGTGCGCCACGACGTCACCTACCCGGGCTTCTGGTGGCACGTGCGCCGCCAGCGCATCCACCTGCAGATCGCCCAGATGGTCCGCGACTACCCCGAGGTCCGCCGCGAGCTGCTGTTCGCCGGGGTCTTCATGAACGAGCGCCACGCGAAGTTCGTGGGCTTCGTCGTCGGCCTGGCGCTCGCCAAGCGCTTCCCGCCCGCGATCCTGCTGACGATCCCGTACTGGCGCTTCCTGGCGCAGTGGCAGATCACGCCCCGGTCGGTCGCCCAGGGCGTGCTCTACGACGGCGCGACGACGGTCAACGTCCTGCGCAGCGCCGTCCGCTACCGGCGCTTCGTCCTCTAG